The genomic interval TGTAAGCCTTAAACCTGATTTGCTTACGGTTTATCACACTGGAGTTGAACCAGAAGCCGAAGGAAAAGGCTATGCCAAAAAACTTTTGGAAGAAATGGTATCGTATGTACGCGCTAATAATTTAAAAGTTTTACCGCTTTGTCCTTATGTGCATGCTCAATTTAAGAGGCATCCAGATGAATATGAAGATATTTGGAAAAAGTAGTTTTTTCTGATACCGAATTTCTGCAATCTTTGTCGAGCTTCTTGTGGAGATTTCTTTTTCGTCGAAATGACAAGATTGTGTGAAATCTGAGAGAAAAAAACTTTATACATTAAAAAAAATCTATTATGAATACAGAAATAATAACAGACGGTGTTCCTTTAAATGAAGCAAAAAAAGCATTAATTATGATTCACGGTCGTGGTGCCGGAGCGCATGATATTCTGTCGATTGCGAAACATCTTAAAGTGGAAGATTTTGCTTTAGTGGCGCCTCAGGCAGAAAACAGAACTTGGTATCCGTATTCGTTTTTAGCGCCTTTAAACGAAAATGAGCCTTCGTTTTCAAAATCGCTTGAAGCCATTCATCAAGTTGTGATCGCGATTCAGCAAAACGGAATCGAAAAAGAAAATATCTATTTCTTAGGATTTTCTCAAGGAGCTTGTCTTGCTTTGGAATTTACGACTAGAAATGCTGCAAAATATGGCGGAATCGTAGCTTTTACTGGCGGATTAATTGGCGATAAAATTTATGAAAATCATTATTCAGGAAATTTCGAAAACACGCCAGTTTTTATCGGAACAAGCGATCCAGATTTTCATGTTCCTGTAGGAAGAGTAAATGATACTGAGGTATTTATGACAAAATTGGGCGCAGATGTTACTAAAAAAATCTACCCAAATATGGGACATACAATTAGCCAAGACGAAATTAATTGTGCAAATGCTTTGGTCTTCAATAAAAAATAATGATTACGATAACGCGAGTTTACAGCGATGAAAACGGAGAAAGTCATTTTGAAGACTTTGAAGTTCCGTTAAAAAACAATGGAGATATCGGTTTTTTATCTGATGATGAAGCAGTAAAATCTATCGTTTTTAGAGAAGTAAGTCCGTCTTATGATTACGATTTTCATAATGCTCCCGATCGTCAGTATATTGTTCTGTTAGAAGGCGGAGTCGAAATCGAAACTTCTTTGGGAGCAAAAAGAACATTTAATACTGGTTCAATTCTTTTGGTAGAAGATACTACAGGAAAAGGACACAAAACAAAAAATATTGAGTCTAAACTTCGAAAATCAATATTTATAAAATTATAATTTTAATACATAGAAGTTTTTTTAACATCTATAGTTAAAGATTCTATGTATTAAAACTATACTTTTTAATTCTTCAATACTTCTTTCATATTCAAAAAATTCAATTTAATAATTGTCCTTATCAAATCATTATTGATTTTCTAAATATGAAATAATCGTTTCATAAAATTACGATATATCGTATAATCGAAAAATGGCTTTTGCCTGAAAACCATTAATATACAACACATTAACCTAAACAGAATATTCTTTGGTTATATAATTACACGCCAAAAATTAACCGCTTTTTATTTCTTAATCTAGGTTAATCGACGCAGAACCATAACCGACGTAAATTTGTAAAAGAAAAATCAAATAACAATTTAATATAAAAAATACCATGGAAAATAAAATTTTAGGCTTACACCATATTACTGCAATTGCAGGCGACGCTAAACGTAACTTTAACTTTTACTCAAACATATTAGGATTAAGATTCATCAAAAAAACAGTGAATTTTGACGATCCTGGAACTTACCATTTTTACTTTGGAGATGAAGTTGGAAGCGCAGGAACTATTTTGACATTTTTCCCTTGGGGAGAAGGAATTCAGCAAGGAAGAAAAGGTTCTGGAATGGCAACTGAAATTGGCTATTCTGTTCCAAAAGGAAGCTTGGATTTCTGGCAAAAACGTTTTGAGCAATATAATGTGATTTACAATAAACCTGCTGAAAAATTCGGTGAAAAATACTTGACTTTCTTAGATCCAGACGGATTAAAATTAGAGTTAATCGAATCTAAAACAGACGATAACAGAAAGGCTTGGGAAACTGACGAAGTAAAAGCTGATGTAGCAACAAAAGGTTTTCATAACATTACTTTGACTTTAAACGATATCAAACCAACTGCTGCGATTTTAACTGAAATATTTGGTTATAAATTAATCGATCAAGACGTAAATCGCTATCGTTATGCAACAGATGCTGTAGAAAATGCCGCAATTGTAGATTTGGTAGAATTAAGTGATGAAAAACGCGGTTTAAATGCCAACGGAACTGTTCACCACGAAGCTTTCCGTGTAAAAAACGATGAGATTTTAATGCACTTCCGTGAAAAAATTGAAGACTACGGATTGTCTATAACGCCACAAATTGACAGGCAATACTTCCACTCTTTATATTTTAGAGAACCAGGCGGAGTTTTGTTCGAAATTGCAACTGATAATCCAGGATTTACTGTTGATGAAAGCTTAGAAGAATTAGGTAAAAACTTGAAGCTTCCAGCTCAATACGAATCACACAGAAAAGCTATTGAAGAGCATTTGGTTAAAATAAATTAATTTAAATACTGAACGGAATTTATTCCAAAACACACAACTATTATTTTAAAAAAGCTGTCCTTATTAAGACAGCTTTTTTGATTAATAATCAACTTAAAGAATAGTCAATTAACCCATATCAATTAGAAATGACAAATACGGCTCCTTGCTCAGAATACCGTATTTATCAAACTAATTCAAATTCTAACTTTTTATAAACTTGCTTTTACTTCACCGCAAGTCAGCATATTTTTTGGATAATAAGGGTTTTTAATTTCTTTGCTATCACTTGTCCAAACTGCGCCTGTCATTGGGCAAACTTGTAAATATAACGTCGCATCGGCTGCTTTAAATTTTGAAGCAACATCCCAATATTTTACCGATAACGATTCGAAAATTTTGCGTTGTTTGTTGATATTTTTGGTTGCCGCTATTTCGGTTGCTAAATCTGAAATTGCTTTTCTTGTTGTAGTTGCCGCATTCATTTGATCCAGCGTCAATTTTTTAAACTTAAAGTTTTTTAAGGAAATTTTTAAAGCTTCCGCATTTTTAACAACAGCAAGACTATCAGAAGAAATTAGACTGTTTTTTAAAGCCAGATAATTTTTTGTGATTTCTCTTTTTTGTTCTTCTCTTTTTTGAACTAATTCAGGAGTTACTTCTTCTTTTGATGTTAGCTGTGCTTGCGCCAAACTGCAAAAGAAAATTAATGCTAGAACTAATAATTTTTTCATGATGTAGGTTTATCTAATTTTGTAATAATTTTTTCGATGTCTATCAGAATACTTTCGTAATGATCTTTGCTTAATCCTGTAGTTCCATTCATAAGCTTTGTCACATCTGCTTTTAATTTTAAAAGATGCTGTTTTCCGTACAAGTTCACATCACTACGTTGTGCTGTATTTGCAGCTTTACCAGGCTCTAACTCTTTTGGCAATAAAAGCATTCCAAGTTTTTCAACATAACTACGTTGCAAACTTCTTCTGTAAAAATCTTGTTTTTCATCTCCGCTGAATTTTACCCAAACCGTTTGCTGTAAATCATTTAAAAATTCTGGAACTGTATAAGCACCTTCAAACTGCAGTGATTTTACGCTGATATTGTAAAGCATTCCAGAGCTCAAAAGCATATTTAAAACCTGATTCTGCTGGTCTGCTATTTGGTCTGCCGTTTTTAACGGAATAAGCTGTTCAATTTCTGTTGGATACATCCATAAAGGTGCGATAAACAATTGTCTGCCAACATAATCAATTGCTGCTTTTACTTTTGCTTTTGGAATTGGCTGATAAACCACGCCTTTTTCGTCAACTGTTCTTTTGGTTACGTAATTATTACCAATATTTTTCAATACATGATACAAATAGCGACTGTATTGTAATACAACAGCTTTATGCATATCCGATAAATTGTCATAAGCATCGTTTGGCTGATAAGTCCATTGAACCAGATTTGGAACTACTCGCTTTAGGTTTTTAATTCCATAATCGCTTGCCTTTACTGAATCATCACCAAGATCTTCAGACTGACTTCTTGGATCTTCGTCTTTTCCTTCACCGCCAAACCATAACTTCGGATTTGCAGTTAAACTATCTGTCGTTAATTTTGCTAATGTTTTTTCTTCTTCAAACTCATCTTTAGCATTTGGATAATATTTGTATCCCCACTGAACAGCCCATTTATCGTAGCTTCCAATGCGTGGATAAATTCCTTTTGAACTAATATTGTCTTCTGGCTGAGCTACATAATTAAAACGAGCATAATCCATAATAGAAACCGTATGTCCATTCGCTTCTACCCATTTTTTATCGCGAAGTTTTTCTACAGGAGTAGCGCTGCTCGCTCCCATGTTGTGACGTAAACCGATTGTGTGTCCGATTTCATGCGAAGAAACAAAACGAATTAATTGTCCCATTAGTTCATCATCTAAATGCATTTTTCTTGCTTTTGGATCTAATGGTCCAGCCTGAATCATGTACCATCTCTGAACTAATTTCATCACATTATGATACCAGCCAACGTGGCTTTCCATAATTTCTCCACTTCTCGGATCGCTTATTCTTGGTCCGTAAGCATTTGGAGTTTCAGAAGCTAAATATCTAACGACAGAATATCTAGCATCTTCTAAACTCATCGTTTTATCATCTTCTGGCCATTCTTTACCAACAATCGCATTTTTAAAACCAGCGGCTTCAAAAGCTTTCTGCCAGTCGTTAATACCAGCAATTAAATAAGGTCTCCATTTTTTTGGTGTTGCCGGATCAATATAATAAACGATTTGTTTTTTTGGTTCAACTAATTCGCCTCTTAGATATTTTTTAATGTCTTTGTCTTTAGGTTCTAAGCGATAACGCTGAATAATAAATTTTTTCTGCGCACGTTGCTCATCGTCATCAAACAGAACATATTTATTCGCAAAATAACCTACTCTCTCATCAAAAAAACGTTTACGCATTGGCGTTTTCGGAAGTAATACAATAGAAGTATTTAATCTTAATGTAACGCTTCCACTACTTGCTGTAGAACTTGTGTAAGTCTTTGTTGTTTTAACTTCAATATTAATTGGGTAGGTATCTATACTTTCAACAAAAGATTTATCGTCTGCAAGAGAATTTAATTTTTTTTCTGTTTTCTCTGTGCTTCCGATAGAAAACATTGCATTTTCTTTTTTGAAAGCATCGGTTATATCAACTACAACACTCCCCGTATCAGGATTGGTGGTTTTAATTGGAAATGCAGCTACAATTGGATTTTCGTTACTTCCTGCCAACGCTTTTGCCAGCATTGAATCGGCAGAACGAACATCTTGCTTGTATTGCAATGATCTTAAATAAACGGTGTTGTTGGATCCTTTCTCAAAATAAATAGTTTGTTCGTTTGCTTTTTCTCCACCAAAAATTCCCATTCCTTCTGGAGTAGACAGATATCGAGTTACAACCAACATATATCGATTAAATAAACTATCTGGAATTTGAAAGTAATATTTAGTATCAACCTGACTAATCGTAAAAAGACCTGACTTGTTGATCGCTTTATCTGTAATTATTTTATGATAAGCCTGCATGCCTTTTGGCTGAGTACTTGTACTATCGGCTTTTTTTTCTGGAGTTTGAGCAAAACCATGCTGACTTCCGAGAGCCAGCATGATTAGCATTATAAATAGTTTTTTCATTGGAATTAAAACGGAACTTTTTCGTCTGTATTTAGTGTAAGTTTTGGATTCTTCATTAATGCATTTAAAGGAAACGGAACAATATACAATCTAGAATTTGGCTGTAATGTGTACGTCTTTTGCGGAACTGTTTTATTTACGATTGGAAATACTCTCGTAACTGTTTTAGCATATTCCGTTTCAGTATTCAATCTTTTTAAGTCAAAAAATCGATTAAATCCTAAAAGCAATTCTTTTCTGCGTTCGTTTATAACCAATTGCATTGTTTCTTTTCTTGTTGCTGGAACAGTTAAATTTACAGTACCTGATACAATACGTTTTGCTCTTAATTTATTTAAAACGTCAACTGCTTCTGCAAGTTTATTATCTCTTGCATAACATTCTGCTAGAATTAAATATACTTCAGGCGTTTTCATACCAACTGTCGGATAAAAAAATCTTGTGTATTGCGTTGCCCAATAAGCAGTTCCCGAGCCTATATCTAAATTGGTTGTACTTGTAGAATTGAAAAACAAATTAAAACGAGCATCGTTGGTGCCGAATAAAGTTCTCAATTCTGGACTGATGATGTAGCTTTGCGCGAAGTTCATTTCATTATAACCTGTCATGTACATATAACTCAAAACTTCAACATTATTTGCTGCCGGAACAGCAACAGCTGTTGGTCCGCCTTGAGCGTTATAAGCAACTAAATCAAATATTTGATTATTATAAGTTAATGATTTTTCTGCAGCAGCTTGCGCTTGAGCTATTTCACGTTTAAACAAATGAACTTTAGCTTTAAAAGCATAAGCAAATGCTAAAGACGGATGATAAACGTCAGCTGGTTTTTCTTTAATATATGGTAATGCGTCTTCGATATCTTTTTGAATAAAATCGTAAACCTGTGCTACAGTAGACTTTGCAGGTTGTGCTTCTAAATCAAATTTATCCATAATGCAAATACCTCCATCGGTAGCAGCAGTTTGTGGATCATAACCTTTAGCATAAGTATTAATCAATAAAAAATGATCATAAGCTCTAAAAATTTTAGCTTCTGCTTTCGCTAATTGTTTAATGCTTTCATCTCCTTTACTATTATCGACTAACGAAATAATGGTATTCCATCGGTTGATGTACGTGTAAGCTTGGTTGTAAAAACTTGAACCTGTCAACAAAGAGACGCGATCTACACTTTCATCAAATGTAAAATTAATGATATCAATATTTGGAGTTCTTCCGATTACGTTGGCTTCTCTCATCCATTGATCATCAGACAAATACTGAAAGTTATTAATTGGATAACCTCTATTTGGCAATGATACCAATTCAAGAAATTGTTCTGGAGTTTCTATAACAAGAGCTCCTTTTGGCGTAACATCAGTATAATCTTCGCAAGATGTTACGGTTAACATCATAAGCGACAGTAGTGTTATATATATATGTTTCATTTTTTAAAGAGTAAGATTAAAGCCAAATAAATATGTTTTTGGCGATGGTAAATTACGTGTTCCACTATTTGCAGTATAAACTTCTGGATCAATATGATTTCCGGCAGCACTCCAATACCAAAGATTGTTTACCTGAAAAGTAAATTTAGCCGATGCCATCTTGATTTTGTTTGCAAAAGTTTTTGGCAGATTATAACCTAATGAAATATTTCTAAGTTTAATGTAATCTCCATCTACAACATTTGCACTCGAATTTCTCCATTGACTACTTATTGTAGTTGCACAATTTCTAATGCTTTCGTCAAAATCTACATATAGACGTGTATTGCCATTTTTATTTGTATCAGTATAACGATCCGAAATTCCTGAAAGATTCACCAAATCAGATGACATATCTAAGGTTTCTTTACGCATTACATTTCCTCCAGAAAAAACAAATAAGAAATTTAAATCAAATTGTTTGTATGAAAATCGTTGCGAAAGCGAACCTGTATAAGTTGGCAATAAAGTTCCCATATTCACCAAAGCATCAGGGCTTGTAACAGATTTAATTGTAGTTGAAATTGGATTTCCATTTTCATCAAAAGTGATTGATGGATTTCCATTTTCATCTAATACATACGGATATCCATTTACCATTCCGCCATATTTGTAAGCATACAAACTATTATAAGCTTGATTTTCTATAAAATAATCTCCAGGAGAAGCCACATATGAGTTTGCTGTAGATTGAGCTCTTGTAACTTTTTTGACGGTCGTTTCGTTAAAAGCAAAGATTAAATTAGAAGCAACACGGAAACTTCCATTGTTATACCATTCAGAACCTAAACTAAATTCAATTCCTTTATTTAATAACGCTCCAGCATTAATTCTTCTTGTCAATGCTCCAACTGTAGGATCTAAATCTGTTGTAGCTAATAAATCACTGCTGTATTTGCGATAAACATCAATAGTACCATTTAACTTCGCACGGAACAAACTATAATCTACACCTAAATTTGTACTTTGAGTTTTTTCCCATCTCAACATCGGATTTGGTTGTGCGGTAATATTCGTATACTGTAAAGATTGATATAAATTATCGTTTCTTCTTGTAGCCGTAATATATGGAGTTGTAGTTTGATCTATGTTTCCATTAATACCATAAGTTGCTCTTAATTTAAGCATACTAACCCATTTTACTTCTTTCATGAAATCCTCATTGCTTATATTCCATCCTAAACCTGCAGACCACAACGGACGATTTTTATATTTTGGATCAACTCCAAACAAATCTGCTCGATCAACACGATAACTTCCTGTTACATTATACTTAGACAAATAAGTATAACTAGCAGTGCTAAAAACTGAAAAATAACGGTGTAAAATTTCTTGTTGTGTTCTTCCTAAAGCTGCTAGAGTTCTGTTATTTCCATAGATATAACTAGCAACTCCTGTCTGGCTTAACGCAAGATTATTTAACACGGCAGAACTAAGCGTAACTGGATCGTAACCATATCTTAGCTGTTCTATACTTCTTGGAACAAAAGTTTCACGCATTTCAAAACCAGCTAATGCATTTATAGAATGCTTTCCATCGGCAAAATCTTGATTAAAGTCTAATTGATTTCTAAAAGAATAATTACTCGCTTGACTGCTTAATTGTTTGTATCGGCCACCAGTTGAAAATCCATCCACATAAGTATACGCGTTTGTAGCTGGATTATATCCTGTTAAAGAATTAATTGCCATACGCATTTTATAAGAGTCAATAGCATAATATTGCTCATTATCGTTTTTTCTTACTTCGTATTGAAACTGTGTATTAAAACTTAAACCTCTCCAAAGTTTAGCTTTTATGTTGGCGAAAGTTCTTAAGCTTAATGAATTCTGTTGTTCTATACCTTCTTGAAGCGCGTCTAAAACATTAAATTGACTAGATTTAAATCCGCTTAAACCAGCTAATTTTCTAGCTACGTACGGATTAATAACACTTCCAGAAGTAAAACCGTCATTAATTCCAACAAATGGAGATATTACAAGATTTCCGTTGTCATCTGTGATGCGCTCGTATCTTTTTTGAATATCATAATTGCTATAACTAGAATCTGTAACATCATCATTACTGTAAGTTCCATTCACACCAAATGTAGCATTTAACCAATCATTAAATTGAAAACTACTTTTGGCATAAAGATTAAATGCACGGCTGTTATTGTATTTAATACGATTTTTCGATTCATCATAATTCAGCGAAACGTAAGTATTTTGCCTGCTAGTACTTCCCGAAAATGCAATATTATATCGTTGTCTTAATTCATTCTGCCATACATTATCACGATAATCCTTAATATAATCGTTCTTTCTCCATTGAGCAATTGTAGAATTATAATCAGCATTATTAATAACACCTTCCTCCAAATCTCTATTAAGCTGATAAAGCGGACTGTAATATTTCATACTACTATTCCCAATATCTCCATAACTGCTAAACATTGTAGCAGTATTAGCAAATCTCGCTCTTTCTCTATTGTAAACTGCTTGTTCAAGATCGATTAAATCGCTTGTAGAAGCATAATTCATATCTCTTAAATTGGGTTTATCTGCTATAAAGAAATCAGAATTGATACTTACTTT from Flavobacterium sp. YJ01 carries:
- a CDS encoding ring-cleaving dioxygenase; this translates as MENKILGLHHITAIAGDAKRNFNFYSNILGLRFIKKTVNFDDPGTYHFYFGDEVGSAGTILTFFPWGEGIQQGRKGSGMATEIGYSVPKGSLDFWQKRFEQYNVIYNKPAEKFGEKYLTFLDPDGLKLELIESKTDDNRKAWETDEVKADVATKGFHNITLTLNDIKPTAAILTEIFGYKLIDQDVNRYRYATDAVENAAIVDLVELSDEKRGLNANGTVHHEAFRVKNDEILMHFREKIEDYGLSITPQIDRQYFHSLYFREPGGVLFEIATDNPGFTVDESLEELGKNLKLPAQYESHRKAIEEHLVKIN
- a CDS encoding GNAT family N-acetyltransferase; protein product: METIKLELDEKQHGAFNLYVDGKKLGEMTVSLKPDLLTVYHTGVEPEAEGKGYAKKLLEEMVSYVRANNLKVLPLCPYVHAQFKRHPDEYEDIWKK
- a CDS encoding SusC/RagA family TonB-linked outer membrane protein, yielding MLLCSLSGQAQSISINFKDAPLEKVLKEISKQANYEVFYTQKLLKDSKPLTINLKNSSLNEALNQVFKSQNLKYTLTNQTIVVTASNSKDEERGNGLIDIRGKVVNNRNEPFPGVSVNIWGTNRTAVTDFDGSFSFEKAPSNGILDCSGLTIEKKSIAINGRTDLTLVVEDKVAAMKEVVVTGFQTIARSNFTGAITKVDEKTLNENINTNLSSALEGRVAGLMFQKNPSGSAADKPILRGMGTFSNQVGYSPLLVIDGLPTELTLDDINPYDIESVDVLKDAAAASIYGSRAANGIIVLTTKKGNGKLKVSINSDFFIADKPNLRDMNYASTSDLIDLEQAVYNRERARFANTATMFSSYGDIGNSSMKYYSPLYQLNRDLEEGVINNADYNSTIAQWRKNDYIKDYRDNVWQNELRQRYNIAFSGSTSRQNTYVSLNYDESKNRIKYNNSRAFNLYAKSSFQFNDWLNATFGVNGTYSNDDVTDSSYSNYDIQKRYERITDDNGNLVISPFVGINDGFTSGSVINPYVARKLAGLSGFKSSQFNVLDALQEGIEQQNSLSLRTFANIKAKLWRGLSFNTQFQYEVRKNDNEQYYAIDSYKMRMAINSLTGYNPATNAYTYVDGFSTGGRYKQLSSQASNYSFRNQLDFNQDFADGKHSINALAGFEMRETFVPRSIEQLRYGYDPVTLSSAVLNNLALSQTGVASYIYGNNRTLAALGRTQQEILHRYFSVFSTASYTYLSKYNVTGSYRVDRADLFGVDPKYKNRPLWSAGLGWNISNEDFMKEVKWVSMLKLRATYGINGNIDQTTTPYITATRRNDNLYQSLQYTNITAQPNPMLRWEKTQSTNLGVDYSLFRAKLNGTIDVYRKYSSDLLATTDLDPTVGALTRRINAGALLNKGIEFSLGSEWYNNGSFRVASNLIFAFNETTVKKVTRAQSTANSYVASPGDYFIENQAYNSLYAYKYGGMVNGYPYVLDENGNPSITFDENGNPISTTIKSVTSPDALVNMGTLLPTYTGSLSQRFSYKQFDLNFLFVFSGGNVMRKETLDMSSDLVNLSGISDRYTDTNKNGNTRLYVDFDESIRNCATTISSQWRNSSANVVDGDYIKLRNISLGYNLPKTFANKIKMASAKFTFQVNNLWYWSAAGNHIDPEVYTANSGTRNLPSPKTYLFGFNLTL
- a CDS encoding dienelactone hydrolase family protein, with the translated sequence MNTEIITDGVPLNEAKKALIMIHGRGAGAHDILSIAKHLKVEDFALVAPQAENRTWYPYSFLAPLNENEPSFSKSLEAIHQVVIAIQQNGIEKENIYFLGFSQGACLALEFTTRNAAKYGGIVAFTGGLIGDKIYENHYSGNFENTPVFIGTSDPDFHVPVGRVNDTEVFMTKLGADVTKKIYPNMGHTISQDEINCANALVFNKK
- a CDS encoding RagB/SusD family nutrient uptake outer membrane protein; this translates as MKHIYITLLSLMMLTVTSCEDYTDVTPKGALVIETPEQFLELVSLPNRGYPINNFQYLSDDQWMREANVIGRTPNIDIINFTFDESVDRVSLLTGSSFYNQAYTYINRWNTIISLVDNSKGDESIKQLAKAEAKIFRAYDHFLLINTYAKGYDPQTAATDGGICIMDKFDLEAQPAKSTVAQVYDFIQKDIEDALPYIKEKPADVYHPSLAFAYAFKAKVHLFKREIAQAQAAAEKSLTYNNQIFDLVAYNAQGGPTAVAVPAANNVEVLSYMYMTGYNEMNFAQSYIISPELRTLFGTNDARFNLFFNSTSTTNLDIGSGTAYWATQYTRFFYPTVGMKTPEVYLILAECYARDNKLAEAVDVLNKLRAKRIVSGTVNLTVPATRKETMQLVINERRKELLLGFNRFFDLKRLNTETEYAKTVTRVFPIVNKTVPQKTYTLQPNSRLYIVPFPLNALMKNPKLTLNTDEKVPF
- a CDS encoding DUF3347 domain-containing protein, coding for MKKLLVLALIFFCSLAQAQLTSKEEVTPELVQKREEQKREITKNYLALKNSLISSDSLAVVKNAEALKISLKNFKFKKLTLDQMNAATTTRKAISDLATEIAATKNINKQRKIFESLSVKYWDVASKFKAADATLYLQVCPMTGAVWTSDSKEIKNPYYPKNMLTCGEVKASL
- a CDS encoding zinc-dependent metalloprotease, which codes for MKKLFIMLIMLALGSQHGFAQTPEKKADSTSTQPKGMQAYHKIITDKAINKSGLFTISQVDTKYYFQIPDSLFNRYMLVVTRYLSTPEGMGIFGGEKANEQTIYFEKGSNNTVYLRSLQYKQDVRSADSMLAKALAGSNENPIVAAFPIKTTNPDTGSVVVDITDAFKKENAMFSIGSTEKTEKKLNSLADDKSFVESIDTYPINIEVKTTKTYTSSTASSGSVTLRLNTSIVLLPKTPMRKRFFDERVGYFANKYVLFDDDEQRAQKKFIIQRYRLEPKDKDIKKYLRGELVEPKKQIVYYIDPATPKKWRPYLIAGINDWQKAFEAAGFKNAIVGKEWPEDDKTMSLEDARYSVVRYLASETPNAYGPRISDPRSGEIMESHVGWYHNVMKLVQRWYMIQAGPLDPKARKMHLDDELMGQLIRFVSSHEIGHTIGLRHNMGASSATPVEKLRDKKWVEANGHTVSIMDYARFNYVAQPEDNISSKGIYPRIGSYDKWAVQWGYKYYPNAKDEFEEEKTLAKLTTDSLTANPKLWFGGEGKDEDPRSQSEDLGDDSVKASDYGIKNLKRVVPNLVQWTYQPNDAYDNLSDMHKAVVLQYSRYLYHVLKNIGNNYVTKRTVDEKGVVYQPIPKAKVKAAIDYVGRQLFIAPLWMYPTEIEQLIPLKTADQIADQQNQVLNMLLSSGMLYNISVKSLQFEGAYTVPEFLNDLQQTVWVKFSGDEKQDFYRRSLQRSYVEKLGMLLLPKELEPGKAANTAQRSDVNLYGKQHLLKLKADVTKLMNGTTGLSKDHYESILIDIEKIITKLDKPTS